The genome window TCATTCAAAAGTTTCAGATTACTGTCAGTAGTTGATCTTTTACAGTAACTTGGTTCCACTAGTTCTTGATTGTAGATCTCTTGATTCGGTAGAAGCTTGTTGAATTAGAAGGTACTGAACCTCTTAGATCTCATAGGAGTAACTCACAATACTTTCAGAACATCTAAAACATaattagggttttccttttatacccaACAGTGCTTCActtgaaaccctaaacatttttgTAGTGTTTGGACTGAAATagaattctgcaaaaaaatcCTGTTTACGATTTTTGATCGGTCAAACCtcattgaaattattattaattttttttttctgcagcttgaatgttcttgaatcttaacTTGTACTATCATAAGCAATGTCTAATACATAATCTAGACATGTATGATCCCGGTTTGCCAACgtacataaaaatagaaatctaaatatttaaacctaaacatttagaacctaacaagaaTTAACATAACCTGACTCACCtatttcatatcatatcatacaCTATAACTTTTAGATAAAAACAACAGTTTTTTAGTTCTTATCAACTTTTCTTCTatcttttatcaattttttagataaacatAAAAGTTTAAttgttaatataaaaaaatttctccccaTCACATGTATGTATACACAATTTTTGTTGGGGGTAGCTTTCTTAGAAAATAGACAATAAGTCAATAACAAACAACttctaaatattttgaaatatttgttattatcaacttacttatttatttattgttctcatcaatttctttgaaataaaataacaaacaaaatatgTAACCTACATTTTGCTCAtatcaatttcttctttgtttctttagaTGAAGGAACAAAACATGAATAGCCTAcgttctttgtgtgtgtgtttttttatcgtatgcttttttttttctttttttctttttttgggaaaaacatccatcctaatttttaggttttttttttttttaataatgttaattgtgacaatatttttctaataaaaattttattcctaataATTACCATTCTCTTATAATTCCAACATTGATTAGAAATCTAACTTAAGCCTCACAATTAGAaattctttctatatatatagttttttagtGTAtcgttttatatatatatatatatatatatatatatatttctatttataacttcttctttatttttttttacggcttcttctttctttctttctttcttttttccttttttttttaattttttaaaaaacactgTTTATTGttctaaacaattttttctCTTCCCCATTATcattacttcttcttctcttatatttctatgTTGATTATAAATCTAACTGTGCAATCCATTAGTCTCatagacatttttttattagtgagtTGATGGTAAAGACCAAATTGAGGGTAAGTAGAAAATAATAGGGATGAAATTGACCGTGATTCCAAAATggtattttgcaaaaaaaaaaaaaaaaaaaattagtagtaaTCACTAGTTTTGAAATCGCGCATTGTCTGGGagaaatttttataacaaaaaaagattaagaGCCATGTAACTTTCCTATccaaaagaagagagagagagagagagagagggttgtAACACAATACAATTGCTCAATTTTGATTACATGGAAAATTTGTATTCCaaccccttccacttgttgtaaatagaaaataaaaataaagagaaagaaatagaatgTCTCAAAAGTCAATAAGAATTACTTAAGCACGTTAACATTTAAGTCGAAGCAACAATACAAACTACCCTAGtaaaaataatccaaaaaagtttcaaaattaaaaaaacataataaattctACTATTCAATATGAAATcttatgtttttcaaaaaaaaataataaaaaattcttatattacATTTTACATGACAGATGTTATagacaaaaataccaaaaaaggGCCTCCAAAAAAGATAAGGATTTGCAGCAAACTTTGCAGCACTTCCTGCATATTGGTTCACGTGTTAAGATATTAAAAGGACAACTGTCCATGACCAATTTAAAGAAAACTTCTTAACGTTCCTCTCTCTCACACGCAcggaaaaaactaaaaatgcatatccttctctctttctttcttaagtTCTTAATGTAGCATAGAATCATATGACAGATCAAGGGATGTTAACTTCGAAAGCTCTGAAAATTTTGACGAAATCAGGCCAGAAAAAAATTAGTTAGAGAGGTTGAAATATGTCAACCTAGAAAGATGGCTGTTCTTCTCATTCTCACTGCAACTCAAAATCCCAAATCACCACATCTCAAACCCATTTTTGCCAAGACATTGAGACACCACAAAAACCACCGCCACTGCCACAAAATCTCTGCCAAACCACCACCAAAACTTCCGCCAAACTCCACAAATTGCACAAATTGTTCAAACCCTCATCAATTTCTCCAACCCGCTCAAATTCTTCACACGAATTCAACcctcatcaaaatcaaattcCAAAAACCCATTAAACCCCATTCAATGAGAAACCCATAAattcattaccaaaaaaaaaaaaaaaaatgaggaaccCATAAACCAGAATCAAACCCCAAAAATCCATCAAAGTGATCAAACCctcatcaaaatcaaatctCCAAAACCCAGCAAGCCCCATTCAATGAGAAACCCataaaccaaaatcaaaccccaaacactcatcaaaatcaaatctCAAAAACCCATTAAACCCATTCGATGAGAAAcccataaataaaatcaaaccccaaaaacccataaaatccCCATTCAATGAAAAAGCCCAGAAACCAACCACAACTGCGAGCTTTAGCCATGGTGGAGCGGCGGTTTTTGGCGGCGGAGTGAGACCGGTGGAGAGGGATGAGTTGGATGTGGCTGGGTATCtgagaagagagaagaacagaggaaggaaagagagagagagagttggtgCGGTTTTGAAGAAAGAGTTAAGTTCTTAacgtttctttttttctctctctctctttctttctatatCACACGCACGATTCGGCCCAAATGTCACTTAGTCCAcacatatagatatatatatacacacacgatTCGGCCCAATTGTCAATTAGTCCAGTCACTCTCACTGACtcttcaaataaaacaaaatacaaacgAAACCCTAGTTCATCACAATCAGAAGTCGCTACCGATACTGCCACCGATGATGGCTTCCTCGTCGGAGAAGAGGGAAGTCGTGTCAAAAGCAGCAGCGGCAACAAAACTGTACGTATATTTAGAGCATGCAATTGGAAGCGGGCCATTAATATATTCTTTGTTTGAGATTGCTCTACCAAAGTCTCTCCCCCGTCCTCCTACTGCTGCACCCCCAGTTAAAGTGAAGCCACttccaaacccaaatccaatcCTCCAACTTAAATTGGGAGAATACCCTCGCTACATGTGTTGCGTTCAATTGGGCTCAGAATTTTACTTATTTGGCCGCAAATACGATGATTTGGATTTGTGTGATGATGGTGATATTGatgaagaaattaagaaaaagtaCTCCAATGTAACACGGGATGATTATCCACGAGATGTCTATATTTTTGACCCCACCACAACAGCTGCCGCCGATGCCGATGATGATAAGTTGATGAAAGCAATGATGATGAACACTGGAAAGTCTAAACCTGTGGCCTTTGTGGTTGATGAGAAGATTTACGTGCTTGGAAGCACTTTCACATTCCAAGGCGACAACAAGATAAAAAACTTAGCGGAAAAGGAAGCCATAAAAGAGCAAGCTTTGTTTGAGATGTATGATCCTTCAGATGATAAGTGGACTGTGTTGCCAAATCCCCCTCCCATTATTTGTGACATTGAGAATAAAAAGACTGAATGGGTTGGGCATGCTGTTGATTTTGAGGAGGCAAGGAAAAGGGTTCTCCTTTTAGCCAGGCAGGGCCTTTATAGCTGTCTTTACAGTTTTGATCTTGATGGTGGCCAATGGATAAAATGCCTAACACTCCCTGGCTGCCCTGCTAATACTTTCATTGGCAGGTGTGAGCTTGTCGGGGGTTTCCTTTATGGACATTCTTACGAAACTGTAGCTGCATTTAAAGTCCCATtagctgctgctgctgctgctgctgttggCAACGAGAATttagatgatgatgaagaaataaaagaaaaaataaaaaatagtccAGAAAAGAGGACATTGTGGGAGATGACATTGGCTGAAAAGTGCCCTTTTTATCATGCCTCTAAGGAGATGGGTATGGATGCTATCTATATATTTCCTCAACAGTTGTACTCCTCCTCAAGCTTACTTCACTTGGGGAAtggattcttttgttttgtcttgtctGGCATGCCTCCCCATCCCTATATTAGCATCGATCAAGGTGCTGTCGAAGATTATAAAAAACGTGTCATTAGCATCGTAATTTTTCAGAACCCACACGTAGGGGATGATCAAactgaagaaaaatatttcaagGCAAAATTCGTGCATTCCGCCCACTATGTCATCAATTCCCCCTACCCAATTGATGGTAGAATCCGCGGCTGCTTCTCTCTTGGCCAGGTACATATCTCTATCATGCCTTCCCCCTCTTCTGTTCTTTTCTTCATTTATCTTcgttatgaattttttatttttttaacttctgTATAGGTGTTTGACTTTGGAGATGGGAGTTGCCCCACCTGTGCTGAGCATGCAAACAGTGATGATGAGACGCAGGCTGTCTCTGAAATCATCAAGCAACGTGACATGCTCAATCAAGATTGCATATTTGCACAGACTGAGATAGCCTCTCTTAGAAAGGCTTGGGATCTCTTGCAAGAGGAGAGACAGAGCGCAGAGCGTCTCCTGCAGGAGGAGAGACAAAGCGCAGAGCGCCGCCTGCAAGATCTTCAAAGAGAGCATGAGATGGCTTTACACTCATTGAGGATGGATATTAGCAGGCTGACCATTGAACGAGATCATTACAAGTCAAGCTTTCAAGCTATTGCTGATCCTGTTGAGCCTGAATCGATTAAATCGTCTTCTCAACCTACTAAGCCACTAGCCAGCAATCTTTCTGGAGATACCAGTGATATGATGGAGACCCTGCATTTGTCTTAGATGCCATCTGACCCAATGACGgggatttctttttgttttgttaaattgATAGTATTTGATGTCCAGAAATTTCAATGGTTATATCTCAAACtcttatgtatatgtatataaataacAGACCATTTTTGTGTGGATTTGTGTTGTGTGGTACATATTGATTCATTTTCCCTTGTTTTGTATTCTAATGCTTGACCTATTGTGATCTGTAAACCTTGTTATTTGCTTGAATGTTTCTTTCGACTTTTGCTTGTGTGAGAAGATgctggttcttttttttttttttttttttactctacaattttagtataaatttttatattttatttatcaagaagtgttttttttccttctctccaAGATTTAGTGTGATAACTTCCCTCATACAAAGATTGCTGAGCACAAGGACCAAACCTAGCAGTGGTGACTCCAGAAATTTTGTCCAGGGTGTTCCTAttctactttgaaaaaattttgggtgttttgagACGTTTCGATAAATACCGgccgaaattcaagatttggccGGCATGAAGtctgtgcttaaaaaaaaaaaaattcttaaaaccaaaacaaatttgcatacTGTACACCGAAaaacctcaaaaagaaaaaaagtgaaaagaaaataaatgaataaagatACCTatacaataaactataaattcatttgaaatattaataaaattattaattattgttgtttagttgtttcattaatttatttgcctttttataaactataatttgttatattgttgtttcattaattataaaattattaattgttatttagcctaacataatttaatttatttgtcttttataatttattggttaattataCTGCttcaattattgttgtttaataCAACAATAAgctatattgctttaatttatttgtcattaattatattactttaatttgttatattgtttaacAATATGTGCACGTTACACTAAAAGCACTAAAGAACCACTAATGTGCACATTATTTACACATCCCCTGACCATGTGTAGCACAATAATTAAATCACTAAAACTGTGTAACGTGCACTTGTGCAACCCGGCTCCATCCCATGTGCCCATCCACCAGCCctgccaatcagaaaatttcacaaataacgCATaacacattacactaaaagataattaatattttaccaATACCAACACACTTcacacaccaacaccaacagaTGACAAAGccaaattcaattttcaaaaagtcaaaaacagacaaaatttaataaagctAAAGACTAAAGTTCGGCCaatcaaaagagagagatagtTACTGAGTTGGTcttattaaagaataaagagagagagagagtgagagtcaTCATTTCAGatagagagagtcagagagagactgagagactcagagagaaaaagagagagactgagagaagttagattaggaaaaaaaaaaaataccttgagggagggtCGGAGGGAGCACCGGAGCAGCGGCAGCAGCCGAGCAGCGAGCAGCGAGCAGCGAGGCGGGAGGCCTGAACTGGACTGGGCACGAGCGGATGAGCCGGCGGGCGAGCGATCTGCCGATCTGGCACTGGCGATCTCCGTCCTCCGATCCGATGAGCGACGACGAGCGGCGTTGGCTACTTGGCTTGGATGAGCCTCAACAAGCGGCGTTGCTCTCTGTGACCGCTGTCTGTCTTTAGGTTAGGGTGAGCTTAgtgatttcatttatttttataaagccTTTAGTGAGAATCTGTGGGTTTGTCATTTGGCGCTGCGCTGCtctgttggtttttttttggtgagaatctGTGGCCTGTGGGTTTGTTTGTAATCTGTTGGGCACTTGGGCTTGCcgttttttttgggctttttttttttttttttttttttttttttttaatttgagggtattCCTTATTTTGTGGCTGAGGGTGTTCCTAGTGTAgaacaaatacaatttttttttttttttattgtatataaatttttttttttcaggtcagggtgttcctgggaacaccctgacctgtaCGTGGCGCCGCCACTGAAACCTGGGTATGTAAGTCCAGTGATTGCCTTGTTTTTCATAGAATTGGCACTCAATTCAAGGAAGCAGTTATTAGTTACCTTGAGTTTATAAAAACAGAATACCATTTTACGACTTTACCAGCTTATGAACCCTGCCCGCTAAATGTTTTTGTGTCTATTTCTTCTCCATGTTCAATTTTTCTAAATAGAAACAGACTAGAAAGGTGGTAGTGACAAGATTTTGAAATAATCCCGTGAAAAACAAGGAAATTTGATTCTATTTTGGAGTTTTGATCTTTGATTTTGGTCTCACTCATCAATGAACATATGGAATTTGAGTCTGTTGTGTTTGgcattaatggtaattttgttGCAGACTATTGAATGATCTTTGTCATTCCTTTCTTTCTACGGACTTTACCTACTATTGGATGGGGACAAAAATGTTACTACCATGTCATTTGCTCCAAAGGATGAGCAAGAAGCTCAGATACAGTTTGCTCTTGAAGGGGGAATTCTTGCTTACTTTGTCAGTCATTAGAACACGAAGGCTGACCTTTCCAAGACAATGCATATGATTTGATTCATTGTGCATGATGCGGGGTTCACTAGGATGAAAATGGTACTTTGTGCAACTGTTTTTCACTATTGAGTCTGGTGTACTAATTTGTTTTCATTTCCTATGTTGtgtcttctttttattttcccctGGTATGGTCTGCGACACCAGTTAATCGTGATGATTTAAGAGATCAGACTGTATGGAAGGATTTTTTATCTGACCTCACTCTGTCTTAATCATATTGCTGTAAATCCTCATAATTTCTTAGGTggatttttaataattcttaccttcataatgctattttttttactttttcagaTTTACCAATATGAGATCTAAAAAAGCTTGAATAGATGTTTGGTTTATCAAAGTTAGACATCCTCATTTAACGTTTTGGTGACTTTTACCAAATTAATGACCTGGAAAGTTGTGGCTAGGACTGTTGATTTGTCTGGAATTGTGCTTGTAATATACCAAAAGCCTGTCTCACCTTCCTGCTATGAATAATGCAGAGATAATAACCCCCCTTTATGTGAACGGAAAGATAGGAAAGATGGTTCATAATGTCTTTCCAAAGCACTCCATCTCTCCATCACACTAACATTGCTGCTGCTACTGTTACTAAAGCTACTGGACCATTGCCTGTGAATCactttttttagaatactattCTGAATTTTATCCATACATGTACTATTCTTTTCTATATTTCTGTGGCAGGTCTGGCTCTCAGTCATTGTCTTTCTCTGCTTCCGGTTGAAAGTATGGGTAACTTGTTCAGCTGACCCAAGTGGCTTAGTAGTAAACCTCAATCCTATCAATTGATAAGGTGCTGAAGAACTGTTTTAGGACGTCACAAAACATTGGTCTTCCCTTGTATTGGATGTTTATTTAAATGACCTTGCCATAAACGGGTTGAGTGTGAGGAATGTGATATGAATGCTCATCGGGAAGGGTAAAGTATATAGAGTTAGCCCTTTGTTAATAACTTAattccattttttgttttgttttattagttAACTGATAGTCTCCGGTTTTTTTTATTGctcttagtttttttctttccataatGCTGAACATACAAATAGGTGGCTCTATAATTTAATAGATGGCCTTAAATAtaatccactttttttttcttcatcactcATTCCTTGCTGTATGGAGTCAATGACATACTGCAGGATCACCCTTTATCTATTCACTGAACTGATTTTGAGATTCTGCTTCTTTCAGATTTGTTGTAGCACTTATTGATCTACCTGAGTCCATTATATTTGACGGAGGGTTGATTGGAATCTATCACGACTGGTGCAAGTGTTTTAATTCCTATCCTCGAACTTATGATCTACTGCATTCCAGTTTTCTCTATAGGCATCTTACTCAAAGGAACAACAATGAATTGACTTGCTGCCCTTTTTAACTGATGGTTATTGCTGGCTCATAAGTTATAACTGATATggaattttttatatgaatggAAATAGAAATATAGCAAATGCATGAGTAATGTtatagtcacaaactattttacaacatttttacaaaatgttgacaTAACTAacttcttattagttttcatctaggcccactattaatatcatttttttatttaccaataattacttACTATAtcagtaatttgtaaaattttttataaaatggtttgtatctctagcattattccaAATACATATCTTTATTTGGTGCAAATACATCTTACTATAGCTAAAAcgtttttgccttttgtttgtGGTGCAAAAAAATATGCATACGGAGGGCCTAAACGACAGTTGAAGGCTGAAAGTCTTGGCTGGAGAGCAGGGATGTCTGGTCTTTTGGCTCTCCATTACAATAATGTTCAACGGCAAGAGAGACTAATGGCTAAAGAACTGAATTAATATTTCAggacaaatttataattattattgtcTTATTGTCTTACGCctcaaattatatattgaaCCACACCCTGAAAGACATAAAGGAAAACTGAACTCAAGACCTGTAAAGCATTATATTCACTATTTTGCTCACCTCATTACAAATAGGTTCAGttgaatttattaaatatttttagaatcaaGGTTTAATTTCTCCCCAGTTATCTTCCACGGGAGAAAAATGTATTTCATGATTTCATCCAATATTTTCATCACAGTTTGAAGAAAACAAGTAGAAAAATGAAAGACGACAATGTGCATGTAGGAACTTAACTTGATTTATATTAGTGAGTAACTTTAAAGTGAGATTACTTAGTCTTTTTTCATGGTTAACTCAAACCAtcttcattaatatatatatatatatatatatatatatatcctccaTAGAAAAGTTGAATTGGGAGGATCTAATACTAGAAATGGCAAAACAGGTCATAATTTGCTTACCTAATCCAACCCGACCAAAACCTGAATTTTTTGACTAAAGACAAAAACGGGTTGACTCGTGACCTGACTTGTTTTTGGGTCAACCCACCCTGATCCGTGACcctaaccatttttttttaaacctttttttaggttaaaaaaaaaaaaaaaagacaatattggtttaattgtttgttgtgggtttaaggaaacaattgagacCTTTACATAACAATATATAAATGAATTGAAAGATGAATTGTTAAAGCATTCTGtaatgaataaatatttttaaatatcaaataacaaaatacatgccaagataatctagTTATAGTagaattaaaaacatatatttaaaattatagacaTGTATGAGAAATATTCATAAGTGCGAAAAGAGTGAAGCCAAAATATCAAtgaaattagcataaattataaatgtttaggcttatttttttaacaattcatgtccaaaataaacggcttttcaaaatattataatatttccTCGAGTGTGCGTTTCTTAACAATAGCattatattcataaaagagattATGCATAAATAAGCTaaacaatcaaattttaatgtatattctcaaattgaaatagagtgtcaactacaattgataatagattataaaattagtttttaagattgtaaaatttttatatatttttattctttgtcaaattagTTATCAAATAaagcatttgtaattttgttttatgttttgagatgttgatattgtgtaaaaatgaaacttgtgaatttattttacttatcttttgtgttattttgttttggttagtaatgttgggatttgtataattttaaaattattgaacaagTATTAATATGTTTATCTAAGCTCATTATTGATATAAGTGATaaattcaaagtaatgcattttacatcaagtaatttgcTGTGTAATTTTCCAAATGACAAAtatatgttttcttataaagaaaaattttaagtgaaattACGGGCCAACCCAACCCGCAACCTGATTGACCCGACTCAAACACAACCCAACCGGCCAATTTGCCACGTCTACCTAATACATCGTGGCAAGTATGTACCATTTGGTTTACTTAACAGTCTTGTAAATATTAAATACTATTAGCCTCACAAcaaacataataattttatcAACAATTGTTTATTGGTTCTCATACTGAAATcacttaattatttttcatattctgTGGGGAGTGTTTGTGTCTCTTGTGTTATTATCGAACTACTGGTCAGAGATCACATATTTGTTGTAAACTGGCAGAATTTTCAAAGAACCAACCTCCTTTCTAAAGTTTGGTCCAGAATAAACAGTGCCTAACCTATGGAGAAAATAGGTTTTTGCCCCTATTGAGCCAAAAAAAGAGCAATATGTCCCTATTTCAAAACTATCTAGGGGCGTGTCCTTGTTTTGGTACTCGATCATCCAATAGTTGGGTTATATAAAGAACTCAATTATGCTAAAACCGAGTTTCCATCACGTTTTTGCCACGCTGGATCGCCACCATGGTTTTTCCGCaatatttttaatgatataGGAACTCAATCCTAATATAATTGAGTTACTGAGGAAATTAAAATCACCTGTTTGCATGCACGTGAAGTGTTTTTGTCGTGTACTTAACCCGATTAAAGCAACATCGAGTTTAGTAACCAATACTCGACTGTAGCATCATTGAGTTATACTGTTATACACACCTCCCTTCATAAATGCACAGaatttcctcattttcttcacAACTTCTCCTCAAGAACCATAGCTATACATCCTTGGACTCGATGTTATCTCTCTATCATCTCAGGTAAGAGActcattttcttgttttaagTACATAGAGAATTTTATGGTGTAGGTAAAGAGTAGTTTTAGATATTACAAAAGTTTATCATCCATAATGTATGTTTTTGTTAGAGAAGAATTTTCATTTGATAGGTTGTATTACTTGtgctttggtattttcttgaatGAGTGTTATGTGAGTACAATGGGGTTATATTAGTTGTTTGATGTTGTAAATTTTGATTACTAAAAATGACAATCTTTAAATTTGTTACAAGTAATGTACAATAAATCTAATTTGGGTGATGAGTGTTATGTGTGTACATTGGGTTATATTAGGTCTTTGGTGGTGTAAATTTTAttgacaaaaaatgaaaatctttaGATTTTCTAAAACTAATGAACAATTAATCTTTGGATTTGCAAAAGTTGAACGTACATAATTATCATTTGTTAGACATTAACAACAATATTCTATATTGCACACAACATGTaaacattaacaacaacgtctAATATTTGTaggtaaaaaattttggaaatcatCATTGCTTGAATCTCAGAAGTCTAAAATATCTCTTTCATCATCTAACGAAGTAATGCATCATCTTTAATTGAC of Quercus lobata isolate SW786 chromosome 8, ValleyOak3.0 Primary Assembly, whole genome shotgun sequence contains these proteins:
- the LOC115956943 gene encoding uncharacterized protein LOC115956943, which translates into the protein MASSSEKREVVSKAAAATKLYVYLEHAIGSGPLIYSLFEIALPKSLPRPPTAAPPVKVKPLPNPNPILQLKLGEYPRYMCCVQLGSEFYLFGRKYDDLDLCDDGDIDEEIKKKYSNVTRDDYPRDVYIFDPTTTAAADADDDKLMKAMMMNTGKSKPVAFVVDEKIYVLGSTFTFQGDNKIKNLAEKEAIKEQALFEMYDPSDDKWTVLPNPPPIICDIENKKTEWVGHAVDFEEARKRVLLLARQGLYSCLYSFDLDGGQWIKCLTLPGCPANTFIGRCELVGGFLYGHSYETVAAFKVPLAAAAAAAVGNENLDDDEEIKEKIKNSPEKRTLWEMTLAEKCPFYHASKEMGMDAIYIFPQQLYSSSSLLHLGNGFFCFVLSGMPPHPYISIDQGAVEDYKKRVISIVIFQNPHVGDDQTEEKYFKAKFVHSAHYVINSPYPIDGRIRGCFSLGQVFDFGDGSCPTCAEHANSDDETQAVSEIIKQRDMLNQDCIFAQTEIASLRKAWDLLQEERQSAERLLQEERQSAERRLQDLQREHEMALHSLRMDISRLTIERDHYKSSFQAIADPVEPESIKSSSQPTKPLASNLSGDTSDMMETLHLS